A section of the Thauera chlorobenzoica genome encodes:
- a CDS encoding HD domain-containing protein, protein MTEQHLPIPSAAPDNVVAKLPPIFRVESISRLPLDNHYALNRAVLFHERASLMVEWPSRKVDARLGVGSLVSIRWLGRPESLGGAVRISRLAVLERPEASVDLFQTIPTAWVQERALVSRASALWHRLPPHFQHLFNAIFWDASRLHRYLLGASSLRGHHSGAHGNLRHTLEVAEQALKMAENQALACPDVLLMAALLHDAGKADEYCLRGSGLKMTTRGKLIGHRHTIIEWIAAAVASARICIPEPHYVGLIHALTSARGAPEWLGLREPCTLDAILLSAADRLSGQIELMARHSPAQAGFGRFHPHLRGQPYVVGTSV, encoded by the coding sequence ATGACTGAACAGCACCTGCCCATCCCTTCCGCTGCTCCGGACAACGTGGTGGCGAAGCTGCCACCGATCTTTCGTGTGGAATCGATCAGCCGTTTGCCGCTCGATAATCACTATGCCCTGAACCGCGCGGTGCTGTTTCACGAGCGCGCCAGCCTGATGGTCGAGTGGCCTTCGCGCAAGGTCGACGCCCGGCTCGGCGTCGGCAGCCTAGTGTCGATCCGCTGGCTTGGCAGGCCCGAGAGTCTGGGGGGTGCGGTACGCATCAGCCGCCTCGCGGTGCTCGAGCGCCCAGAGGCGAGTGTCGATCTGTTCCAGACGATTCCGACAGCCTGGGTGCAGGAGCGCGCGCTGGTCAGTCGTGCCAGTGCGTTGTGGCATCGCTTGCCGCCACACTTCCAGCACTTGTTTAACGCCATCTTCTGGGACGCGTCGCGACTGCACCGCTACCTGCTCGGCGCGAGTTCGCTGAGAGGGCACCACAGCGGCGCGCACGGCAACCTCCGCCACACGCTGGAAGTGGCGGAGCAGGCGCTCAAGATGGCCGAAAACCAGGCGCTCGCCTGCCCGGACGTGCTCCTGATGGCGGCCTTGCTGCATGACGCGGGTAAAGCCGACGAGTACTGCCTCCGAGGTAGCGGCCTCAAGATGACGACACGCGGCAAGCTCATCGGCCACCGCCACACCATCATCGAGTGGATCGCGGCGGCCGTCGCCAGCGCGCGTATCTGCATCCCCGAGCCCCACTACGTCGGCCTGATCCACGCGCTCACGAGCGCACGCGGCGCACCGGAGTGGCTCGGGCTGCGCGAGCCCTGCACGCTCGACGCGATCCTGCTCTCAGCCGCGGATCGGCTCTCGGGGCAGATCGAGCTGATGGCGCGGCACTCGCCGGCCCAGGCAGGGTTCGGGCGCTTTCATCCCCACTTGCGCGGACAACCCTACGTGGTTGGGACAAGCGTCTGA
- a CDS encoding PD-(D/E)XK nuclease family protein: protein MKITATTTVQRITFGLYLDGQRGVPPADRLGEAVVGPLGLLGILETQLGLVAVHPSAVERTIQYRDCLKGLDAPSRFYHRSFVLDPLGTAACLLSWRDEWALHRHAGPHWEDALPPDAPSRLHDLAAVEQHARVAVAPNIAQRLEMIEARLKVRTPDIESVRVIDPIDVLPARWQTVLNALPIVLPPPATRAGTGFLGALQQRLERAAAGTQSDPLAWQGDGTVVVVQAETRALAAHWVASCIATPGTLLVAGPDGALLDAHLAAQGQARQGLKEISAFRPSMQMLSLVTQLLWTPLNYYALVQFLTHPVCPLSGFARRRLAEKIADAPGIGGAKWEQALEEIAANAGPERAPDVSQQIAFWVEHPRFDPETGAPLAAVTERLGRLVEFFRRSLGDTGEAQRLGTVAGYAQCQDCLNALNALVAQGHTVIRPHQLQKLVAQATGAGVPNPLWPAEVGAGQVVSQPGAATHPAVRVIWWQLTLPELPGPLPWSAAEVRALEQAGVCVPAPAQQLEQIAHTWLRPVMAARDQLVLVLPPAGEEVHPLWQMIAAVVDAPRITTLENLLAYGGEGLHAVAPMPLAAPKRWWQLPADVSVALRPRESFSSLEQLLFNPYQWLLRYAAALRRSKLVSLGSDFLLFGNLAHGLIERYFLRDDALTMADHAFKLWFARAFDTLIDQEGALLRMPGRGADLAHLRSRLLRALHTLRSHVRQAGVVTVVPEQALEGRFEGGELAGFADLVMHKTAGPPAIVDMKWSGGRKYPEKLRLNRHLQLAIYAELFRQQTGQQPAVAYYLLDRARLLAPDDRGFPEAETVAADDGENTAQLWQRFLATWRWRAAQIGDGRFEIVLEATSAAATEDSEPPEEAMAIETLNEAYNDYRALAGWSNG from the coding sequence ATGAAGATCACCGCTACCACGACCGTACAGCGCATCACCTTTGGCCTGTACCTGGATGGACAGCGCGGGGTGCCACCAGCCGACCGCCTTGGCGAGGCGGTGGTGGGCCCCTTGGGCCTGCTCGGCATCCTGGAGACGCAGCTCGGTCTGGTGGCGGTGCATCCTTCGGCAGTCGAGCGGACCATCCAGTATCGGGACTGCCTCAAGGGGCTCGATGCGCCGTCGCGGTTTTACCATCGCAGCTTCGTGCTCGATCCGCTCGGCACGGCCGCCTGCCTGTTGAGCTGGCGCGACGAGTGGGCGCTGCACAGGCACGCGGGCCCGCACTGGGAAGATGCGCTGCCGCCGGATGCGCCCTCGCGCCTGCATGATCTTGCCGCCGTCGAGCAGCATGCCCGTGTTGCGGTTGCGCCCAATATCGCCCAGCGCCTCGAGATGATCGAAGCTCGGCTGAAGGTCCGGACGCCGGACATCGAGTCGGTCCGGGTGATCGATCCCATCGATGTGCTGCCCGCACGCTGGCAGACCGTGCTGAATGCCTTGCCTATCGTTCTCCCACCGCCGGCAACTAGAGCGGGGACGGGCTTTCTGGGGGCGCTGCAGCAGCGCCTCGAACGCGCTGCGGCCGGTACGCAGTCGGATCCGCTCGCCTGGCAGGGTGACGGCACGGTCGTCGTCGTGCAGGCGGAAACCCGTGCCCTGGCGGCACACTGGGTGGCCTCGTGCATCGCTACGCCGGGAACCTTGCTGGTTGCCGGGCCGGATGGGGCGCTGCTCGATGCCCATCTTGCCGCACAGGGGCAGGCGCGCCAGGGCCTGAAGGAGATCAGCGCGTTCCGGCCCTCGATGCAGATGCTGTCCCTGGTCACCCAGTTGCTTTGGACGCCGCTGAACTACTATGCGCTGGTCCAGTTCCTCACCCATCCGGTGTGTCCCCTTTCTGGTTTCGCGCGTCGTCGCCTGGCCGAGAAGATCGCCGATGCGCCCGGAATCGGCGGTGCCAAATGGGAACAGGCGCTCGAAGAGATCGCCGCGAACGCGGGGCCGGAGCGCGCCCCGGATGTCTCGCAGCAGATCGCTTTCTGGGTCGAACATCCGCGCTTCGACCCCGAGACCGGGGCGCCGCTGGCCGCGGTCACCGAGCGGTTGGGGCGGCTGGTCGAGTTCTTCCGGCGCAGCCTCGGCGACACCGGCGAGGCCCAGCGTCTGGGCACCGTCGCGGGCTACGCGCAATGCCAAGACTGCCTGAACGCGCTGAACGCTCTCGTCGCCCAAGGTCATACCGTGATTCGTCCGCACCAACTCCAGAAGCTCGTAGCCCAGGCCACAGGCGCGGGGGTGCCGAACCCCCTGTGGCCGGCTGAAGTCGGTGCGGGCCAGGTGGTGAGCCAGCCCGGTGCAGCGACCCACCCGGCGGTCCGCGTGATCTGGTGGCAGCTGACCCTGCCCGAGCTGCCCGGGCCCTTGCCCTGGTCCGCCGCTGAGGTGCGCGCCCTGGAGCAAGCGGGAGTGTGCGTGCCGGCGCCTGCGCAGCAACTCGAACAGATCGCCCACACCTGGCTGCGCCCGGTCATGGCCGCGCGCGACCAGCTGGTTCTGGTGCTGCCACCGGCGGGTGAAGAGGTGCATCCGTTGTGGCAGATGATCGCGGCGGTCGTCGACGCCCCCAGGATCACGACCCTGGAGAACCTGCTTGCGTACGGTGGGGAGGGCCTGCACGCCGTCGCCCCCATGCCGCTCGCAGCGCCCAAACGCTGGTGGCAACTGCCAGCCGACGTAAGCGTGGCGCTGCGGCCCAGGGAGTCCTTCTCCAGCCTCGAACAGCTGCTCTTCAACCCTTACCAATGGCTGCTACGCTACGCGGCGGCACTACGGCGGTCGAAGCTCGTCAGCCTGGGTAGTGACTTCCTGCTGTTCGGCAACCTGGCGCATGGGCTCATCGAGCGCTATTTCCTGCGCGACGACGCGCTCACGATGGCGGACCATGCCTTTAAGCTCTGGTTTGCCCGGGCCTTCGACACCCTCATCGACCAGGAGGGCGCCTTGCTGCGGATGCCGGGGCGGGGCGCCGACCTGGCGCATCTCCGCTCCCGTCTGCTGCGCGCCCTCCACACGCTGCGCAGCCATGTCCGCCAGGCGGGGGTGGTGACCGTGGTGCCCGAGCAGGCGCTTGAGGGCCGTTTCGAAGGGGGAGAGCTGGCCGGCTTTGCCGATCTCGTCATGCACAAGACCGCGGGCCCGCCGGCCATCGTCGATATGAAATGGTCGGGCGGCAGGAAGTACCCGGAGAAGCTCAGGCTCAACCGCCATCTCCAGCTCGCCATCTACGCCGAGCTCTTCCGCCAGCAGACCGGGCAGCAGCCTGCGGTGGCCTATTACCTGCTCGACCGGGCGCGCCTGCTGGCTCCCGACGATCGCGGCTTCCCCGAGGCCGAGACCGTCGCGGCAGACGACGGCGAGAACACCGCCCAGCTCTGGCAGCGCTTCCTGGCGACCTGGCGCTGGCGCGCGGCGCAGATCGGTGACGGGCGCTTCGAGATCGTCCTCGAGGCGACGAGCGCGGCCGCGACCGAAGACTCCGAACCGCCGGAAGAGGCCATGGCCATCGAGACCCTCAACGAAGCCTACAACGACTACCGCGCGCTCGCCGGCTGGAGCAACGGATGA